One genomic region from Spirosoma sp. KCTC 42546 encodes:
- a CDS encoding lytic transglycosylase domain-containing protein, with product MNYLNRSLLRLGLLSAVVGLATVTHAETTIQLDSTIVKKDTIAVVPTVPDSLLRERLAKLQKDIPLNYHKAVQAYVDYFTFRRASYTRTMLERIPLFFPLYERMLKQYGLPDELKYLSIVESALNPRAISRAGAGGLWQIMPGTGRDLRLSQDDYVDERMDPVKATEAACKYLRDLYNIFGDWEMAMAAYNCGPGAVKRAMRRSGGDTFYTIYDALPKETRGYVPQFVAFTYLMNHANDHGIVAENYEYPIPHDTIQVSGYFNLETFARHSTMALADLQKMNPAITTTMLPEGTNRYPLRVPREQYAYFASRRQAILDSASRIPGRMEHMLLASAEDIRYGSDSMGTWGALSQNPLANISLEAPPSPAAQLAVAESADESEDDIETVVMRKPRKQTYVVKKGDNLGEIADRYHVELYDLKRWNHLRSTKIQRGQKLTILKEVAETRAERLADQGTAKGRKKADVIAKAKHYKPRYHRVQSGDTLWNIVQRYDLTIDQLKKMNHIKSNALRPGQKLIVG from the coding sequence ATGAACTACCTGAACCGTAGCCTGCTGAGATTGGGGCTGTTGAGTGCGGTAGTGGGACTGGCAACAGTGACTCACGCCGAGACTACGATTCAATTAGATAGTACAATCGTAAAGAAAGATACGATAGCGGTTGTGCCCACTGTGCCTGACAGCCTGCTTCGTGAGCGGCTGGCGAAGTTGCAGAAAGACATTCCCCTCAATTATCATAAGGCTGTTCAGGCTTATGTCGATTACTTCACCTTCCGCCGGGCAAGCTATACCCGTACAATGCTGGAGCGGATACCGCTTTTCTTCCCATTGTACGAGCGGATGTTAAAGCAGTATGGCCTGCCTGATGAACTGAAATACCTTTCTATTGTTGAATCGGCTTTAAATCCACGGGCTATTTCGCGTGCTGGTGCGGGTGGATTGTGGCAGATAATGCCTGGAACAGGTCGTGATTTACGTTTATCGCAGGATGACTATGTTGATGAGCGGATGGACCCCGTAAAGGCTACTGAAGCCGCCTGCAAATACCTCCGGGATTTGTATAACATCTTCGGTGATTGGGAAATGGCGATGGCAGCCTACAACTGTGGACCAGGTGCAGTAAAGCGGGCTATGCGTCGGTCGGGGGGCGATACGTTTTATACGATTTATGATGCACTGCCCAAAGAAACCAGAGGGTATGTACCTCAATTTGTAGCGTTCACCTATTTGATGAATCATGCCAATGATCATGGTATCGTGGCCGAAAATTATGAGTATCCAATTCCGCATGACACAATTCAGGTAAGCGGTTATTTTAACCTCGAAACCTTTGCCAGGCATAGTACAATGGCACTGGCCGATTTGCAGAAAATGAATCCAGCTATCACGACGACTATGCTGCCGGAAGGTACTAACCGCTATCCGCTACGTGTGCCGCGCGAGCAATATGCCTATTTCGCTTCTCGTCGCCAGGCTATTCTGGATTCGGCTAGTCGGATACCGGGCCGGATGGAGCATATGTTGCTGGCCAGTGCTGAGGATATTCGGTATGGATCTGACTCAATGGGGACATGGGGAGCACTAAGTCAGAACCCGTTGGCCAATATAAGCCTAGAAGCTCCCCCTTCTCCGGCTGCTCAACTTGCCGTTGCCGAATCGGCTGATGAATCCGAAGATGATATTGAAACGGTTGTTATGCGGAAACCCCGTAAACAAACGTATGTAGTGAAAAAAGGCGATAATCTGGGTGAAATTGCCGACCGGTATCATGTTGAACTTTATGACCTGAAACGCTGGAACCACCTGCGGTCAACCAAAATCCAGCGAGGCCAGAAGTTAACTATATTGAAAGAAGTTGCTGAAACCCGAGCTGAACGCCTGGCCGATCAGGGAACGGCCAAAGGACGTAAGAAAGCAGACGTTATTGCTAAAGCGAAGCACTACAAACCCCGTTACCATCGGGTACAGAGTGGCGACACGCTCTGGAACATCGTTCAGCGCTATGATCTGACTATCGATCAGCTCAAGAAAATGAACCATATAAAGAGTAACGCGCTCCGGCCCGGCCAGAAGCTGATTGTTGGCTAA
- the gatA gene encoding Asp-tRNA(Asn)/Glu-tRNA(Gln) amidotransferase subunit GatA yields the protein MTLYRSFSSVQADLKRGSTTCRQLVDQYLVRIDQHQYLNVFTEVYADEARQQADIVDQKLASGKAGRLAGMVIGIKDVLNYTGHGVRAGSRILENFTAQFTATAIQRLLDEDVIIIGRQNCDEFAMGSSNENSAFGPVRNAADTSRVPGGSSGGSAVAVQAGLCLASIGSDTGGSVRQPAAFCGVVGLKPTYGRISRWGLIAYASSFDCIGPIANNAEDAALLLEIMAGPDEFDSTVSSQPVSAYTQATLPDRPLRIAYLRDGVESAGVDESVREATQRKINELKAAGHTVEPVDISLLTYLLPTYYILTTAEASSNLSRFDGVRYGYRSATTNKSAMDVSTPDLLTLYKKSRTEGFGAEVRRRILLGTFALSASYYDAYYTKAQQVRRLIRQETERLFENYDFLLSPTTPTPAFKLGEKTGRHSGDDPLQMYLADIFTVQANVVGYPAISIPNGTDPDGLPIGIQLMAPPYAEGSLVALAKSLLMNNVE from the coding sequence GTGACTCTCTACCGTAGCTTTTCCTCTGTTCAGGCCGATCTTAAACGTGGCTCCACTACCTGCCGACAATTGGTAGACCAATACCTCGTTCGTATTGATCAACACCAATACCTCAATGTATTTACCGAAGTTTACGCCGATGAAGCCCGGCAACAAGCCGATATAGTTGACCAAAAATTGGCCTCTGGTAAGGCAGGCCGTCTGGCCGGCATGGTTATCGGTATTAAAGATGTGCTCAATTATACCGGGCACGGCGTTCGGGCCGGAAGCCGAATTCTAGAAAACTTTACAGCTCAATTTACGGCTACAGCTATCCAACGGTTGCTGGATGAAGACGTTATCATCATTGGCCGTCAAAACTGCGACGAATTTGCCATGGGATCATCGAATGAGAATTCAGCCTTTGGTCCTGTTCGGAATGCGGCCGATACCAGTCGGGTACCGGGTGGTTCAAGTGGTGGCTCGGCGGTAGCGGTTCAGGCTGGCCTTTGTTTAGCCAGTATTGGTTCTGATACGGGTGGTTCCGTTCGGCAACCGGCTGCCTTTTGTGGCGTAGTTGGTCTGAAACCCACATACGGCCGCATTAGCCGCTGGGGATTAATTGCCTATGCATCTTCCTTCGACTGCATTGGACCTATTGCCAATAACGCTGAGGATGCCGCTCTTTTGCTGGAAATAATGGCAGGCCCTGATGAATTTGATAGTACAGTTTCAAGTCAGCCCGTTTCAGCTTACACCCAGGCAACCCTTCCTGACCGGCCTTTACGCATTGCCTATCTGCGTGATGGTGTCGAGAGTGCGGGGGTCGATGAGAGCGTTCGGGAGGCTACCCAACGTAAAATCAACGAATTGAAGGCCGCAGGGCACACGGTAGAACCTGTTGATATTTCTCTTTTAACGTATCTGTTACCAACCTATTACATTCTGACCACTGCCGAAGCCTCCTCAAATCTCTCGCGTTTCGATGGTGTGCGTTATGGATATAGAAGTGCAACAACTAATAAATCGGCAATGGACGTATCCACGCCGGACCTTTTGACGTTGTACAAAAAAAGCCGTACAGAAGGGTTTGGTGCCGAAGTGCGTCGGCGGATTTTACTCGGCACGTTTGCGCTGAGTGCCAGCTATTACGATGCCTACTATACCAAAGCGCAACAGGTTCGGCGATTGATCCGACAGGAAACCGAGCGTCTGTTTGAGAATTATGATTTTTTGCTTTCGCCCACAACCCCTACACCAGCGTTTAAGTTGGGCGAAAAAACTGGCCGGCATTCCGGGGACGACCCTTTACAAATGTACCTCGCCGATATTTTCACGGTACAGGCCAATGTGGTAGGGTACCCGGCAATATCAATACCTAATGGCACTGATCCTGATGGACTGCCAATCGGTATACAACTAATGGCTCCTCCATATGCCGAGGGATCATTAGTGGCATTGGCAAAAAGTTTGTTAATGAATAATGTAGAATGA
- a CDS encoding twin-arginine translocase TatA/TatE family subunit encodes MISSIFAIMGLGGQEMIFIFLALLLLFGAKKIPELARGLGKGIKEFKDATKDVRENIEEGLKESEK; translated from the coding sequence ATGATTTCAAGCATTTTCGCAATTATGGGTTTGGGCGGTCAGGAAATGATATTTATCTTCCTGGCGTTGCTCCTGTTGTTCGGCGCTAAAAAAATTCCCGAACTCGCACGGGGTCTCGGTAAAGGCATCAAAGAATTCAAAGACGCTACCAAAGACGTTCGCGAGAATATCGAAGAAGGTCTGAAAGAGTCGGAGAAATAA
- a CDS encoding YkvA family protein — MKNSNLISRILSSIFFKRATDGAARYARNSRSLYELIREAIDKSGGLSGANFAAFREQLGVVTRLLKAYASGEYRQLPWKTLLRVIAVLIYFVSPIDILPDFLPIVGLTDDIALMFWLFNGIKDDIEKFREWEYTATNPRQESSRPVETIKIG, encoded by the coding sequence ATGAAAAACAGTAATCTTATATCCAGGATTCTATCCTCCATTTTTTTTAAGCGGGCCACTGATGGTGCCGCGCGCTACGCTCGTAACTCGCGAAGTTTGTATGAATTGATCCGGGAAGCCATTGATAAAAGCGGTGGCCTGTCGGGGGCAAACTTTGCCGCTTTCCGTGAACAGTTGGGTGTAGTTACTCGCTTGTTGAAGGCCTATGCATCGGGTGAGTATCGCCAGTTGCCCTGGAAAACATTGCTCCGGGTAATTGCTGTGCTGATTTATTTTGTATCACCTATCGACATTTTACCCGATTTTCTGCCGATTGTGGGTCTAACGGATGATATAGCACTCATGTTCTGGCTATTCAACGGTATTAAGGATGACATTGAGAAATTTCGGGAGTGGGAATATACGGCGACCAATCCACGGCAGGAATCATCCCGCCCGGTTGAGACTATTAAAATAGGGTGA
- the mdh gene encoding malate dehydrogenase produces the protein MKVTVVGAGAVGATCADNIVRRELAHEVVLLDIKEGISEGKSLDMLQASTLLDCDIKLIGSTNDYEKTAGSDVVVITSGLPRKPGMTREDLIGINAGIVKGVTENILKHSPDAIFIIISNPMDTMTYLALKSSGLPKNRVIGLGGALDSARFKTYLSLALNCSPNDLQASVIGGHGDTTMIPLTRLATKAGVPVSNFLDEDTLKKVAADTMVGGATLTGLIGTSAWYAPGAAGAYMVESILRDQKRIIPSCVLLEGEYGQSDICLGVPVVLGKNGWEEIIDYKLTDEEQAAFNKSADAVRNMNGVLSTLNIGV, from the coding sequence ATGAAAGTTACTGTAGTAGGTGCTGGGGCCGTTGGGGCCACCTGCGCCGACAACATTGTTCGCCGGGAACTTGCCCATGAAGTTGTTCTCCTGGATATCAAAGAAGGTATCAGCGAAGGCAAATCCCTTGATATGCTCCAGGCGTCGACCTTGCTCGACTGTGACATTAAGCTGATAGGTTCTACCAATGATTATGAAAAAACAGCTGGTTCAGATGTGGTTGTCATCACCTCAGGTTTGCCCCGCAAGCCGGGTATGACCCGTGAAGACCTTATTGGAATCAACGCGGGTATCGTAAAAGGTGTGACCGAAAATATTCTGAAACACTCGCCCGACGCGATTTTCATTATTATCTCGAACCCAATGGATACCATGACCTACCTCGCGTTGAAGTCATCGGGTCTGCCAAAAAATCGGGTTATTGGTTTAGGAGGTGCCCTGGATTCAGCTCGTTTCAAAACCTATTTATCGTTAGCCCTGAACTGCTCGCCTAACGATTTGCAGGCTTCGGTTATTGGTGGTCATGGCGACACGACCATGATCCCATTGACGCGCTTAGCTACCAAAGCTGGCGTTCCTGTAAGCAACTTCCTGGATGAAGACACCCTGAAAAAAGTAGCTGCCGACACCATGGTAGGTGGTGCTACGTTGACGGGTCTAATTGGTACATCGGCCTGGTATGCACCAGGTGCAGCGGGTGCTTACATGGTCGAGAGCATTCTACGTGACCAGAAGCGCATAATCCCCTCCTGCGTACTGCTGGAAGGCGAGTATGGTCAGTCGGATATTTGCCTGGGCGTACCCGTTGTTCTGGGTAAAAATGGTTGGGAAGAAATCATCGATTACAAACTCACCGACGAAGAGCAGGCTGCTTTCAACAAATCGGCTGATGCTGTTCGGAATATGAACGGTGTGCTCAGTACGCTCAATATTGGCGTTTAG
- a CDS encoding Na+/H+ antiporter yields MENYSIILFLLAVMIGLSAVADKIKLPYPILMVTAGIAVGFIPGMPKIEIDPDVVFLLFLPPMLYDAAFNISWTEFKKNINTISSLAFALVFLTASGIAITAYFIIPGMTWPLAFVLGAILSATDAVAAMSITKGLGLSHKTLTILEGESLINDASGLIAYRLAVAAVAGSSFVFWKAGLQFLLLIGGGFAVGWVLGNGLRFILKQLSGNKLVAISFTLLMPFIAYSVAEELHVSGVIAVVTLGLIISQFAKKLFPDGTKAQSKAIWEIIVFILNGLVFVLIGLEFPYVLDNIDRQEILPLIGYSFLVCLVALAIRMARVFLQKINIDRAFRKTQDSRFEDAQLDWKNCLIISWSGMRGIVSLATAIALPVTLADGQAFPQRDTIIFIAVVTVLITLVGQGLSLPMLVKRLGVTKDEF; encoded by the coding sequence ATGGAGAATTACAGTATCATTTTATTTCTGTTGGCGGTCATGATCGGCCTGTCGGCAGTGGCCGATAAGATTAAATTACCCTATCCAATCCTGATGGTTACGGCCGGCATTGCTGTTGGATTTATTCCGGGAATGCCAAAAATTGAGATTGATCCGGACGTTGTCTTTCTGCTTTTCTTGCCACCGATGCTGTACGACGCGGCTTTCAATATTTCCTGGACTGAATTCAAAAAGAACATAAATACGATTTCCTCGCTGGCATTCGCGCTGGTGTTTCTAACCGCAAGCGGCATTGCCATTACAGCCTATTTTATTATTCCGGGTATGACCTGGCCGCTTGCCTTTGTGCTGGGAGCCATTTTGTCGGCTACTGATGCCGTAGCCGCCATGAGTATTACCAAAGGATTGGGTTTATCACACAAGACCCTGACGATTTTAGAAGGAGAGAGCCTCATTAACGATGCATCTGGCCTGATTGCTTACCGGCTAGCGGTGGCTGCCGTAGCGGGGAGTTCATTTGTATTCTGGAAAGCAGGTTTACAGTTTCTTTTGTTGATTGGGGGAGGTTTTGCCGTGGGTTGGGTGTTGGGAAATGGGCTACGGTTTATTCTCAAGCAGCTTTCGGGCAATAAATTAGTGGCCATCAGCTTCACACTGTTAATGCCGTTTATTGCCTACTCAGTAGCCGAAGAGCTTCACGTATCAGGGGTTATTGCTGTGGTGACGCTCGGGCTGATTATCTCTCAGTTTGCCAAAAAGCTATTTCCTGATGGAACAAAAGCCCAATCCAAAGCCATCTGGGAAATCATTGTATTCATTCTGAACGGCTTGGTCTTTGTGCTCATCGGTCTTGAGTTTCCGTATGTACTTGACAATATTGATCGCCAGGAAATTTTACCCCTGATTGGCTATAGCTTCCTGGTTTGCCTGGTCGCCTTAGCGATCCGAATGGCCCGCGTATTTCTGCAAAAAATCAATATTGACCGCGCCTTTCGGAAAACCCAGGATAGCCGGTTCGAAGATGCCCAACTGGACTGGAAAAACTGCCTGATTATTAGCTGGTCCGGGATGCGGGGTATTGTTTCGCTGGCTACGGCTATTGCGCTACCCGTTACCCTGGCCGATGGTCAGGCATTTCCGCAGCGAGACACGATCATTTTCATCGCTGTCGTAACCGTATTGATTACGCTGGTAGGGCAGGGACTAAGTTTGCCGATGCTTGTCAAAAGGTTAGGCGTAACTAAAGACGAGTTTTAA
- a CDS encoding efflux RND transporter permease subunit, translating into MSVTEIAIKRPTLVVVAFTILGILGFISYKSLNYTLLPKFDAAVVTVITTYPGAAAGEVENSVTRKLEDAVSSLENLKNISSTSQEGLSVIQIELAASADPNQALQDAQRKVNAVLSQLPDEVESPTLQKFSTDDVPVIRMGVRGNLEATKLYDLVDDQIRTQLTKVDGVGQVTLTGGREREIKIGVDPNKLKLYNLSLAQVTQAVNSANLDYPTGRIETDQAQYAIRLAGKFTDINQIRNAALVTSTNGTNVVLSDVATVTDGVSDATTINRINGRESIGISIQKQTDANAVAISQQVRGILGGIEKQYANIGLKFEITSDSSTYTLASAEGVIFDLEFAVVLVALVMLLFLHSIRNAFIVMVSVPASIISVFVPMYLLGFTLNLMTLMALSLVVGILVDDSIVVLENIYRHLEMGKDRRTAALDGRNEIGFTALAITMVDVVVFLPLVFVQGLIANIIREFSLVVVFSTLMSLIVSFTITPLLASRFAKETDLKGPGLGKRFLSWFEGQFDSLKHGYARLLTWSLGHKRWVYITAITLLIASFGLVGGGFIGTTFFPQSDQGEFIVQIEGEPFNSLAETNRICQKIEKQLMSNKLVTKVNSNVGYSSAASGGGLGSTPYHKAEITVTIVPKQQRTISVEKFAAQTKAEILKTPGLNVKSAPLAITGGANAAPIQILLLGNSQQDLQQAATIVKQVVKSVSGTTDVELGVDDPKPELKVNLDRRQMAQYGVSVANIGATLQTAFSGNTDSKYRVGSRDYDIRVELNKFNRQSKDDVGNLTVPDGKGKLIEVRQIANLELGTGATQLTRYNRVGSLFVNANVVGRPTGTVGTEIDNILKTKQLPGGVTYKLKGDLERQSDAFSSLGIALGLAITFVYLLMVALYNSYFRPFVVLFSIPMAIIGAFLALALAEQAISFFVMLGMIMLIGLVAKNAILLVDFANAQKEEGKSTVDALVEAGRERIRPILMTTIAMAIGLLPMALATGDGSESKNGLAWVIIGGLISSLLLTLVLVPTVYLTFENAFNGIHRLTARLSGKKDKPVPANPAKV; encoded by the coding sequence ATGTCAGTAACAGAAATAGCCATTAAACGCCCAACGCTGGTTGTTGTGGCTTTTACAATCCTGGGTATTTTGGGCTTTATCTCGTATAAAAGCCTGAACTATACCCTATTGCCGAAATTCGATGCGGCTGTTGTCACGGTAATTACTACGTATCCGGGAGCCGCTGCCGGTGAGGTCGAAAACTCCGTGACCCGCAAACTCGAAGATGCGGTGTCATCACTCGAAAATTTGAAAAACATAAGTTCGACCAGTCAGGAGGGGCTTTCTGTTATTCAGATTGAACTAGCCGCCAGTGCCGATCCGAATCAGGCCTTGCAGGATGCACAGCGAAAAGTGAATGCTGTACTCTCGCAACTGCCGGATGAAGTCGAATCGCCGACACTACAAAAATTCTCGACCGACGATGTGCCCGTTATTCGGATGGGGGTTCGGGGAAATCTCGAAGCCACTAAACTCTACGATCTGGTTGATGATCAGATTCGTACGCAACTGACGAAAGTGGATGGCGTAGGGCAGGTAACCCTAACGGGTGGTCGCGAGCGTGAAATCAAGATTGGTGTTGACCCGAACAAACTCAAATTGTATAACCTCTCGCTGGCGCAGGTAACACAGGCCGTCAATTCGGCCAACCTCGATTACCCAACGGGTCGTATTGAAACCGATCAGGCGCAATACGCCATCCGATTGGCAGGTAAGTTCACCGATATTAACCAGATCCGGAATGCGGCTCTGGTCACATCGACAAACGGAACGAACGTAGTATTGAGTGATGTAGCCACTGTAACCGATGGGGTTTCGGATGCAACGACCATCAACCGGATCAATGGACGCGAATCCATTGGTATTTCGATCCAGAAACAGACCGATGCCAACGCCGTGGCCATTAGCCAGCAAGTGCGCGGTATTCTGGGGGGCATCGAAAAGCAGTACGCTAACATCGGCTTAAAATTTGAAATCACCAGCGATTCATCGACCTACACACTGGCATCTGCCGAGGGTGTTATTTTCGACCTTGAGTTTGCGGTTGTGCTGGTGGCACTCGTGATGCTGCTGTTTTTGCATAGTATCCGGAATGCCTTCATCGTGATGGTATCGGTACCAGCGTCGATTATTTCGGTTTTTGTACCAATGTATCTGCTGGGCTTTACGCTCAACCTAATGACCCTGATGGCCTTGTCATTGGTAGTTGGTATTCTGGTCGATGACTCGATTGTGGTGTTGGAGAACATTTACCGCCACCTCGAAATGGGCAAAGATCGCCGAACGGCTGCCCTCGATGGGCGGAATGAAATTGGGTTCACTGCGCTGGCTATTACCATGGTGGACGTTGTGGTGTTCTTGCCGCTCGTATTTGTGCAGGGTTTGATTGCGAATATCATTCGGGAGTTCTCGCTGGTCGTGGTGTTCTCAACGCTTATGTCGCTGATTGTATCCTTTACTATAACCCCGTTGCTGGCGTCGCGTTTTGCTAAAGAAACTGACCTGAAAGGGCCTGGTCTTGGCAAACGATTCCTGTCGTGGTTTGAAGGACAATTCGACTCGCTTAAACATGGCTACGCCCGGTTACTTACGTGGAGTCTGGGTCACAAACGCTGGGTGTATATCACAGCTATTACCCTACTGATTGCTTCATTTGGTCTGGTAGGCGGTGGCTTCATTGGAACGACCTTTTTCCCGCAGAGTGACCAGGGCGAATTTATCGTACAGATCGAAGGTGAGCCCTTTAATAGTCTGGCCGAAACGAACCGAATTTGCCAGAAGATTGAAAAGCAACTGATGAGCAACAAGCTGGTTACGAAAGTCAACAGCAACGTTGGGTATTCGAGCGCTGCATCGGGTGGCGGATTAGGATCGACACCTTATCATAAGGCGGAGATTACGGTAACTATCGTACCCAAGCAGCAACGGACTATTTCGGTTGAGAAATTTGCCGCCCAAACGAAAGCGGAGATACTTAAAACGCCCGGCCTGAACGTTAAATCGGCACCTCTGGCCATTACAGGTGGTGCCAACGCGGCCCCGATTCAAATTCTATTACTGGGAAATTCGCAGCAGGATCTACAACAGGCGGCAACTATTGTGAAGCAGGTCGTGAAATCGGTAAGCGGAACGACCGACGTAGAGTTGGGCGTGGATGATCCTAAACCGGAGTTGAAAGTAAATCTCGATCGTCGTCAAATGGCGCAATACGGGGTATCCGTGGCTAATATAGGCGCTACTTTGCAGACAGCCTTCTCGGGCAATACGGATAGTAAATACCGGGTCGGTAGTCGTGATTATGACATCCGGGTTGAACTCAACAAGTTTAACCGTCAGAGTAAAGACGACGTGGGTAACCTGACAGTACCCGATGGAAAAGGAAAACTGATCGAAGTTCGGCAAATTGCCAATTTAGAACTGGGTACGGGTGCCACACAGTTGACGCGTTATAACCGGGTTGGCTCCTTGTTTGTCAATGCCAACGTTGTGGGCCGCCCAACGGGTACGGTTGGTACGGAGATCGACAATATTTTAAAAACGAAGCAGTTGCCGGGTGGCGTAACCTATAAGTTGAAAGGTGATCTGGAACGACAGTCAGATGCGTTTAGTAGCCTGGGCATTGCCTTGGGCTTGGCCATCACCTTTGTGTATCTGCTGATGGTAGCGCTGTACAACTCGTATTTCCGGCCGTTTGTGGTCCTGTTCTCCATCCCAATGGCGATTATCGGTGCATTTCTCGCACTGGCCTTAGCCGAACAGGCGATCTCCTTCTTCGTAATGCTGGGGATGATCATGCTGATTGGTCTGGTAGCTAAAAACGCTATCCTGCTGGTTGACTTTGCCAATGCACAAAAGGAAGAAGGAAAAAGCACGGTTGATGCACTTGTCGAAGCGGGTCGCGAACGGATTCGTCCTATTCTGATGACAACCATTGCGATGGCAATTGGCCTGTTACCGATGGCCCTGGCCACAGGCGATGGCTCAGAGTCGAAAAACGGCTTGGCCTGGGTAATTATTGGCGGTCTGATTAGTTCGCTGCTTCTTACGCTGGTTCTGGTTCCGACAGTCTATTTAACCTTTGAGAATGCCTTTAATGGGATTCATCGTCTGACAGCCCGGTTGAGCGGCAAGAAAGACAAGCCTGTACCGGCTAATCCAGCCAAGGTCTAG
- a CDS encoding efflux RND transporter periplasmic adaptor subunit, which yields MKRILIIGAVAALIALIAFRLINNKKDIDAAKTSSVQFQTTPVVDVQPVSYERLDQNLSLLGTVEAQNEANIIAETRGKLQNFKLVLGTFVKKGQQVGYIQDEVQGIVVQNNETAVANAKREMERYERLLQGGAVTQETYQKYKDQYTTALLNTKQQQRVLGNGAVIAPISGYVYDKKVENGEYVAVGAVIASVINLQDLKLVVNVPEQAVYQLKLGDKASVTAQAFPGVSFSGSVHYISPKGDELHNYPVEIYLTNNSKNQLKAGTLANANFTFKQGVAGLFIPRRALVGGADSASVYVVQNNVARLRKIRLGYDNGDQYQVLDGLKQGEPIVVNGQLNLTNGAKVTVNQKSGAQGKADTSVAVNP from the coding sequence ATGAAACGAATTCTTATAATTGGAGCGGTAGCTGCCCTGATCGCGCTGATTGCTTTTCGATTAATAAACAACAAAAAGGATATCGATGCCGCCAAAACGTCGTCGGTACAGTTCCAGACAACGCCGGTTGTGGATGTGCAGCCTGTTTCCTATGAGCGGCTTGATCAGAACCTGTCGCTATTAGGAACGGTAGAAGCGCAGAACGAAGCCAACATCATAGCCGAAACACGCGGTAAACTTCAGAATTTCAAATTAGTATTAGGTACGTTCGTTAAAAAAGGCCAGCAGGTAGGCTACATACAGGATGAGGTGCAGGGTATAGTTGTGCAAAACAACGAAACTGCCGTTGCCAACGCCAAACGTGAAATGGAGCGTTACGAACGATTACTGCAAGGTGGAGCCGTAACGCAGGAGACGTATCAGAAATATAAAGACCAGTACACAACTGCCTTGTTGAATACCAAACAACAGCAACGCGTGCTGGGAAATGGTGCCGTCATTGCCCCCATCAGCGGGTATGTGTACGACAAAAAGGTAGAGAACGGCGAATATGTAGCTGTTGGTGCTGTAATCGCATCGGTTATTAATTTACAGGATTTGAAACTGGTGGTCAACGTGCCAGAACAAGCTGTTTATCAACTTAAACTAGGCGATAAAGCCAGTGTTACGGCGCAGGCGTTTCCGGGTGTATCGTTTTCGGGATCGGTGCATTACATCAGTCCTAAAGGCGATGAGTTGCATAACTACCCGGTTGAAATTTACCTGACAAACAACAGCAAAAATCAGTTGAAAGCAGGTACGTTAGCCAACGCGAACTTTACCTTTAAACAGGGCGTCGCTGGATTATTTATTCCGCGTCGGGCGTTGGTTGGTGGGGCCGACAGTGCAAGTGTGTACGTCGTGCAGAATAACGTGGCCCGTTTGCGTAAAATCCGTCTTGGATACGATAATGGCGATCAATATCAGGTACTTGATGGCTTGAAACAAGGCGAACCAATCGTTGTAAACGGTCAGTTAAATCTGACGAATGGGGCTAAAGTGACTGTTAATCAAAAGAGCGGAGCCCAGGGTAAAGCAGATACATCGGTAGCGGTTAATCCTTAA